A genomic window from Arthrobacter sp. FW305-BF8 includes:
- a CDS encoding SDR family NAD(P)-dependent oxidoreductase has protein sequence MNALTLNGQVALVTGAGHGIGRASALALAEAGALVVASDVDFARAAETEQLIKDAGNKGVAAVADVTDEKAMAAVVDDIVRTHGRLDVVHANAGVLMAGTALTQTLDEWDKTFTVNVRGTFLTVRAVLPQMIKQKAGAIIITASVSGLIGEPDLVAYNASKGALVNLTRQLAVEYAKHGIRVNGVCPGWIETGFNDPVLGHLGTEELDHLVGTQVPLGRQGTAEDIAPSVVFLASDWARYITGQLLPIDGGLTSM, from the coding sequence ATGAACGCCCTGACCCTCAACGGCCAAGTGGCCCTGGTGACCGGAGCCGGCCACGGAATCGGCCGTGCCAGCGCCCTGGCGCTGGCCGAGGCCGGCGCCCTGGTGGTGGCCTCCGACGTCGACTTCGCACGCGCCGCCGAGACCGAGCAGCTCATCAAAGACGCAGGCAACAAGGGTGTTGCAGCGGTTGCCGACGTCACCGACGAAAAGGCGATGGCCGCCGTCGTCGATGACATTGTCCGCACGCACGGCCGGCTGGACGTTGTTCACGCCAACGCCGGTGTGCTCATGGCCGGAACCGCCCTGACCCAGACCCTTGACGAGTGGGACAAGACCTTCACGGTCAATGTGCGCGGCACGTTCCTCACGGTGCGCGCCGTACTCCCGCAGATGATCAAGCAGAAAGCAGGCGCGATCATCATCACGGCGTCCGTCTCCGGCCTGATCGGCGAGCCCGACCTCGTTGCCTACAACGCCTCCAAGGGTGCACTGGTGAACCTCACCCGGCAGCTCGCCGTCGAGTACGCCAAGCACGGAATCCGCGTCAACGGCGTCTGCCCGGGATGGATTGAAACAGGCTTCAACGACCCCGTTCTCGGCCACCTGGGCACCGAGGAGCTCGACCATCTCGTCGGAACGCAAGTGCCACTGGGGCGCCAGGGGACAGCGGAGGACATCGCGCCCTCCGTTGTGTTCCTCGCGTCGGACTGGGCCCGGTACATCACCGGGCAGCTCCTTCCCATCGACGGCGGACTGACGTCAATGTAG
- a CDS encoding amino acid ABC transporter ATP-binding protein: MSFSFGTKAPQIALSGEVVVSGLGKSYGAARVLSDVNLAMNEGEVVSIIGPSGAGKSTFLRCLNYLETPTEGTIAIGGARVVAGGKLPDKPSLDHLRRVTGMVFQSFNLFPHLTVMENITLPQRKVLGVNREQAQDTAEKLLQRVGLPDKAKAYPARLSGGQQQRIAIARALALSPKVMLFDEPTSALDPEIGLEVLAVMRDLADEGMTMLVVTHEMHFARDVSDRIMVMGNGGVLEIGPSEQVMSDPENERTRQFLKAVLDR; the protein is encoded by the coding sequence ATGAGCTTCAGTTTTGGCACTAAGGCTCCCCAGATCGCGCTTTCGGGGGAGGTGGTGGTTTCCGGGCTCGGCAAGAGTTATGGAGCAGCCCGTGTGTTGTCGGATGTGAATCTGGCGATGAACGAGGGTGAGGTGGTCTCGATTATCGGGCCGTCCGGGGCAGGCAAGAGCACGTTCCTGCGGTGCCTGAACTACCTGGAAACACCGACCGAGGGCACGATCGCGATCGGTGGTGCCCGCGTCGTGGCCGGCGGGAAACTGCCGGACAAGCCAAGCCTGGACCACCTCCGGCGCGTGACCGGAATGGTCTTCCAAAGCTTCAACCTGTTCCCGCACCTGACCGTGATGGAGAACATCACCCTTCCCCAGCGAAAAGTCCTGGGCGTGAACAGGGAGCAGGCGCAGGACACCGCGGAAAAGCTGCTCCAGCGCGTTGGCCTGCCGGACAAAGCCAAGGCGTACCCGGCCAGGCTGTCGGGCGGGCAGCAGCAGCGCATCGCCATCGCCCGGGCCCTGGCCCTCTCCCCGAAGGTCATGCTCTTCGACGAACCGACCTCGGCCCTGGACCCGGAGATCGGCCTCGAGGTTCTCGCCGTCATGCGCGACCTCGCCGACGAGGGCATGACCATGCTCGTGGTCACGCACGAGATGCACTTCGCCCGTGACGTCTCGGACCGGATCATGGTGATGGGCAACGGCGGCGTGCTGGAGATCGGCCCGAGCGAGCAGGTCATGTCGGACCCCGAGAACGAACGCACCCGGCAGTTCCTCAAAGCCGTCCTGGACCGGTGA
- a CDS encoding amino acid ABC transporter permease, with product MIAELLPAIARGVGLTLYVTGASLLIGGLIGLVLVGAARSPFGLVRAAATLYINVVRVIPPITWLFLIYFGLPQYSLRLTTIQAAIIGFSIIASAFMAEIYRSGLLSIPDGQREAAHALGLSTITTVGHIITPQAFRVALPAIATYGIGLLKDSALASTIGVREITYYAQQAAKQTHEGLLSFVVAGALYIVISLVVALISRRVDLTLRRKIGVA from the coding sequence ATGATTGCAGAACTCCTGCCCGCGATCGCCCGCGGCGTCGGACTCACCCTGTACGTCACCGGCGCCTCGCTCCTGATCGGCGGGCTCATCGGCCTGGTCCTCGTCGGCGCCGCCCGCTCCCCGTTCGGACTGGTCCGGGCCGCGGCGACCCTGTACATCAACGTGGTCCGGGTCATCCCGCCGATCACCTGGCTGTTCCTGATCTACTTCGGCCTGCCCCAGTACTCGCTGCGCCTGACCACCATCCAGGCCGCGATCATCGGCTTCTCCATCATCGCCTCAGCGTTCATGGCCGAAATCTACCGCTCCGGGCTGCTGAGCATCCCGGACGGCCAACGCGAAGCCGCCCACGCCCTGGGCCTGTCCACCATCACCACGGTCGGGCACATCATCACCCCGCAGGCATTCCGGGTCGCGCTGCCCGCGATCGCCACCTACGGCATCGGGCTCCTGAAAGACTCCGCCCTGGCCTCCACCATCGGCGTCCGCGAAATCACCTACTACGCCCAGCAGGCCGCCAAACAAACCCACGAGGGCCTCCTCTCGTTCGTCGTCGCCGGAGCGCTCTACATCGTGATCAGCCTCGTCGTCGCCCTCATCTCACGCCGGGTCGACCTCACCCTGCGCCGGAAGATCGGAGTCGCGTGA
- a CDS encoding amino acid ABC transporter permease encodes MDMLTQWLNWLPNLTPGLIVSLQLTGLSLLFGFPLGLLFAVMAASKLAPLQWISFLFVEIGRGLPALVLLYLLYFSLPDAGITLTSLTTAVIALTWNTGAYASEYFRAGIASVPLGQKEAALTSGLRGWTGFRLIILPQALRISTPPLAGLAVLVFQGSALAFVIAVPELMSKAFEIGSITFEYLSVYLLTAVIYGSLTLVFLGLVRILEQRLGRHLQRN; translated from the coding sequence ATGGACATGCTCACCCAATGGCTGAACTGGCTGCCCAACCTCACCCCCGGACTCATTGTCAGCCTCCAGCTGACCGGACTCTCCCTGCTCTTCGGATTCCCGCTCGGGCTGCTGTTCGCCGTGATGGCAGCCTCCAAACTCGCACCCCTGCAGTGGATCTCATTCCTGTTCGTGGAGATCGGCCGCGGCCTGCCGGCCCTGGTGCTGCTCTACCTGCTCTACTTCAGCCTCCCCGACGCCGGCATCACCCTGACCTCCCTCACCACAGCGGTCATCGCGCTGACCTGGAACACCGGCGCCTACGCCTCCGAATACTTCCGCGCCGGGATCGCCTCCGTACCACTGGGGCAGAAAGAAGCAGCACTCACCTCAGGGCTGCGCGGCTGGACCGGGTTCCGGCTCATCATCCTGCCCCAGGCACTAAGGATCTCCACCCCGCCCCTGGCCGGACTCGCCGTCCTCGTCTTCCAAGGCAGCGCACTCGCGTTCGTGATCGCCGTGCCCGAACTGATGTCCAAAGCCTTCGAAATCGGATCCATCACCTTCGAATACCTCAGCGTCTACCTCCTCACCGCAGTCATCTACGGCTCCCTGACCCTCGTCTTCCTCGGCCTCGTCCGGATCCTCGAACAGCGCCTCGGCCGCCACCTGCAACGCAACTAA
- a CDS encoding substrate-binding periplasmic protein yields the protein MSRTPRTLVRALSAGSAAGLLAISLSACGGSETSSVASDCKPAHSDLKTITQGELTVASYDYAPATILNGDGVTGMEGDLIGEIAKLECLKVTVSTSGGAGAVIPSVQSKRVDIGSGNWLRTKERLKIVHLSTPLWNDPQAIVSTKGLTSDDLEGKKVGSVAGNLWNDSMQKWLGDNFKIYQDDESVYADLKAGRIDALVASAASANYRFKDAPIEGAKVIDVKPNPKVPQFAGVGQVMLPSSLDNEALGKALDEDIKTLRDNGTIKKILEKYGVDPVVGEPGAPTEL from the coding sequence ATGTCACGAACTCCCCGTACCCTCGTGCGCGCACTTTCCGCCGGCAGCGCCGCCGGCCTGCTCGCCATCTCCCTCAGCGCCTGCGGCGGCAGCGAGACCAGCAGCGTCGCGTCCGACTGCAAGCCGGCACACAGTGACCTCAAAACCATCACGCAAGGCGAGCTCACCGTCGCCAGCTACGACTACGCACCCGCCACGATCCTTAACGGCGACGGCGTTACCGGCATGGAGGGCGACCTCATCGGCGAGATCGCCAAACTCGAGTGCCTCAAGGTCACCGTCAGCACCTCAGGCGGCGCGGGAGCCGTCATCCCCTCCGTGCAGTCCAAGCGCGTCGACATCGGTTCGGGCAACTGGCTGCGCACCAAGGAACGCTTGAAGATTGTCCACCTCAGCACGCCGCTGTGGAACGATCCCCAGGCGATTGTCTCCACCAAGGGCCTCACCAGCGACGACCTTGAGGGCAAAAAGGTCGGCTCCGTCGCCGGCAACCTTTGGAACGACAGCATGCAGAAGTGGCTTGGCGACAACTTCAAGATCTACCAGGACGACGAGTCCGTCTACGCAGACCTCAAAGCCGGCCGCATCGATGCCCTCGTGGCATCCGCCGCGTCCGCCAACTACCGGTTCAAGGACGCCCCCATCGAGGGCGCCAAGGTGATCGACGTCAAGCCCAACCCGAAGGTCCCCCAGTTCGCCGGGGTAGGCCAGGTCATGCTGCCGTCGAGCCTGGACAACGAAGCGCTCGGCAAGGCACTCGACGAGGACATCAAAACGCTCCGCGACAACGGCACCATCAAAAAGATCCTCGAGAAGTACGGAGTCGATCCCGTCGTCGGCGAGCCCGGCGCTCCCACCGAGCTCTGA
- a CDS encoding universal stress protein: MSGIVVVGVDGSDTARKAAEAARDLATALGATLHVVSAFDSDRSDVFGTGSSKWLVSDADKAEHVARAVADTLGGDIKITYAAASGRPADALIREALSKEARLIVVGNRRMRGIGRVLGSVANSVAHSAPCDVYIANTYDD; this comes from the coding sequence ATGAGCGGAATAGTAGTTGTAGGGGTCGATGGCAGTGACACGGCCAGAAAGGCTGCGGAGGCCGCAAGAGACCTGGCCACAGCGCTTGGCGCGACCCTCCACGTGGTCTCAGCCTTTGACAGCGACCGATCTGACGTCTTCGGCACGGGCAGCAGCAAGTGGCTCGTGTCTGACGCCGACAAGGCCGAACACGTAGCCAGGGCCGTAGCTGACACCCTGGGCGGGGACATCAAGATCACCTACGCTGCGGCCTCCGGCCGGCCGGCGGATGCCCTTATCAGGGAAGCGCTCAGCAAAGAGGCGCGTCTTATTGTGGTGGGCAACCGCAGGATGCGGGGCATTGGACGCGTTCTGGGCAGCGTCGCCAACAGCGTGGCTCACAGCGCGCCCTGCGACGTCTACATCGCCAACACCTACGACGACTAA
- a CDS encoding flavin monoamine oxidase family protein, which yields MHDVVIVGGGAAGLGTAYYLRDSGLDVLILESGHDIGGRSHTVQLAGTSANSGAMFVYKGTKSEELVNELGIRTVPFLPETYGIHVNGKTVVAEANEDVVAGLNLTESEKTELIKFIDTSLTEYRDYVNDRTTAGELSKLSGETVADRIADLQPAVRDIIATAIRGGAVGDPANLSAKYALRYFASYLAREKNNRLFALEGMQAIPRAILKRLPEHTVRYNTRVTDVALLKEEGVYEVAVAGEAGEEKLTARHVVLAVPAPVVPDVVKDLPGWKMTALNRVASPGSTTLNIVADIEGLPEFKDWAFIVTVGMPFDAIINPVPGGTEDTSRASILQLTCYGNSSGYLPGFADDEQRVAQWMEDVYTVAPQLRGRVLGVHAQTWQHCFALLSPERAEALPELQRSVGSLHFAGDYTSETAGTHGAYTEAERVASLIRASLQPSS from the coding sequence TTGCATGACGTAGTAATTGTTGGTGGCGGTGCGGCGGGACTCGGCACTGCGTACTACCTCAGGGACTCAGGGCTGGATGTCCTGATTTTGGAGTCCGGCCATGACATAGGCGGCCGGTCGCACACGGTGCAGCTTGCGGGAACGTCGGCCAACTCCGGCGCGATGTTCGTTTACAAGGGAACAAAGTCGGAGGAGCTCGTCAACGAGCTGGGCATCCGGACCGTCCCTTTCCTCCCGGAGACGTACGGCATCCATGTCAACGGCAAGACCGTGGTGGCCGAAGCCAACGAGGACGTTGTGGCCGGCCTCAATCTTACGGAGTCGGAGAAAACGGAGCTCATCAAGTTCATTGACACCTCCCTCACGGAGTACCGGGACTACGTCAATGACAGGACCACAGCCGGCGAACTCAGCAAGCTTTCGGGTGAGACTGTGGCCGACCGGATCGCTGACCTGCAGCCGGCGGTCCGGGACATCATTGCCACCGCCATCCGCGGCGGTGCCGTAGGCGACCCGGCCAATCTCTCAGCGAAGTACGCGCTCCGCTATTTCGCCAGCTACCTCGCACGCGAAAAGAACAACCGCCTGTTCGCGCTTGAGGGGATGCAGGCCATCCCGCGGGCCATCCTGAAGCGCCTGCCTGAGCACACCGTCCGCTACAACACCCGGGTAACCGACGTGGCCCTGCTCAAAGAGGAAGGCGTCTACGAGGTGGCGGTGGCGGGCGAGGCCGGCGAAGAGAAGCTGACGGCCAGGCACGTAGTGCTAGCCGTTCCCGCCCCGGTGGTTCCCGACGTCGTCAAGGACCTGCCCGGCTGGAAGATGACGGCGCTCAACAGGGTCGCCTCCCCCGGCAGCACCACGCTGAACATCGTCGCGGACATCGAAGGGCTCCCGGAGTTCAAGGACTGGGCGTTCATCGTGACCGTCGGCATGCCCTTCGATGCCATCATCAACCCTGTCCCCGGCGGAACCGAGGACACGTCCCGGGCGAGCATCCTCCAGCTCACCTGCTACGGGAACTCCTCGGGCTACCTTCCGGGATTTGCCGACGACGAGCAAAGGGTCGCGCAGTGGATGGAGGACGTGTACACGGTGGCACCCCAGCTTCGGGGCCGGGTCCTCGGCGTGCATGCCCAGACCTGGCAGCACTGCTTCGCGCTGCTCAGCCCGGAACGGGCAGAGGCCCTTCCTGAGCTTCAGCGTTCGGTCGGGTCGCTGCACTTCGCCGGGGACTACACCTCGGAGACCGCCGGTACCCACGGCGCGTACACCGAAGCCGAACGCGTTGCGTCCCTGATTCGGGCTTCCCTGCAGCCCTCAAGTTAG
- a CDS encoding dihydrofolate reductase family protein, producing MRKVTAGLFHSVDGVVQDPFKFQFDSFDEDLGKGLTKMINTVDTVVLGRVSYQEWAGYWPNASRDEDFAAFINPVEKFVVSRTLSEPLEWENSHLIEAPLEEFVSDLKKRDGGEIAVCGSISVTRQLLFAGLLDELTLMTHPVVAGSGRRLFEDGDPLTRLELKDQYRTSKGNVVSTYSVRND from the coding sequence ATGCGCAAAGTGACCGCCGGACTGTTCCACTCCGTGGACGGCGTGGTGCAGGACCCGTTCAAGTTCCAGTTCGACAGCTTCGATGAAGACCTGGGCAAGGGACTGACCAAGATGATCAACACCGTGGACACGGTCGTCCTCGGGCGGGTCAGCTATCAGGAATGGGCGGGCTACTGGCCGAACGCCTCCCGGGACGAGGACTTCGCCGCCTTCATCAACCCGGTGGAAAAGTTCGTCGTATCGCGCACCCTGTCCGAGCCGCTGGAGTGGGAAAACTCGCACCTGATCGAGGCGCCGCTGGAGGAATTCGTATCAGATCTTAAAAAGCGCGACGGCGGCGAGATCGCCGTATGCGGCAGCATTTCAGTCACGCGGCAATTGCTGTTCGCCGGTCTCCTCGATGAGTTGACCCTGATGACTCACCCCGTGGTGGCCGGCAGCGGGCGGCGGCTGTTCGAGGACGGTGACCCGCTCACCAGGCTGGAACTCAAGGACCAGTACAGGACCAGCAAGGGCAACGTCGTCAGCACCTACAGCGTGCGCAACGACTGA
- a CDS encoding IS30 family transposase, whose protein sequence is MIGGVVGRFGRPEVLREVVRVFWEARSSGLSDEVAAEVAGLSATAARGIVRQHGGVDPSIAPPCGRYLSFDERELIAVWRAEGCSAREIGRRLGRSPSTISRELARNVRNGGHRPYLASAAQNRAQKLARRPKARKLASNEALALYVAGMLTARERLSPEQISVRLRIDFPDDESMRISPETIYQCIYIQGRGGLRAELSAALRTGRAVRQPNRRAGMRKPRVPKELLISERPAEADDRAVPGHWEGDLVIGTPGTGAIGTLVERSSRFVMLLHLPNGHTGEQVLAAIQETLPMLPAHLRRSLTWDQGAEMVGIHDRVKVATGADVYFCDPHSPWQRGTNENTNGLLRQYFPKGMDLTTVTREDLDYAAAGLNGRLRKTLGWKTPAQALEQILEESAA, encoded by the coding sequence GTGATTGGTGGTGTTGTGGGACGTTTTGGTCGGCCTGAGGTGTTGCGTGAGGTTGTGCGGGTGTTCTGGGAGGCGAGGTCTTCCGGGTTGTCCGATGAGGTGGCCGCGGAGGTTGCCGGGCTTTCCGCTACGGCGGCGCGAGGGATCGTCCGTCAGCATGGTGGGGTGGATCCTTCGATTGCGCCCCCGTGTGGGCGGTACCTGTCCTTTGATGAGCGTGAGTTGATCGCTGTGTGGCGCGCGGAAGGGTGCAGTGCGCGCGAGATCGGCCGTCGTCTGGGCCGGAGCCCGTCCACCATTAGCCGGGAGCTGGCCCGGAACGTCCGCAACGGGGGCCACCGCCCCTACCTGGCGTCCGCGGCCCAGAACCGGGCCCAGAAGCTGGCACGGCGGCCCAAGGCCCGGAAGCTGGCATCCAACGAGGCCCTGGCGCTCTACGTTGCCGGGATGCTGACGGCCCGTGAGCGGTTGTCTCCGGAGCAGATCAGTGTCCGGCTGCGGATCGATTTCCCTGATGATGAGAGCATGCGCATCAGCCCGGAGACGATCTATCAGTGCATTTACATCCAGGGCCGCGGAGGGCTGAGAGCCGAGCTCTCCGCGGCCCTGCGGACCGGGCGTGCGGTGCGCCAACCAAACCGGCGGGCCGGGATGCGGAAGCCACGGGTCCCGAAGGAGCTGCTGATCAGTGAGCGCCCGGCGGAGGCCGATGATCGGGCCGTTCCCGGACACTGGGAGGGCGACCTGGTCATCGGCACCCCCGGCACCGGGGCGATCGGAACGCTAGTGGAACGCAGCAGCCGCTTCGTGATGCTCCTGCACCTGCCCAACGGCCACACCGGCGAGCAGGTTCTGGCCGCCATCCAGGAAACCCTGCCCATGCTGCCCGCCCACTTGCGCCGGTCCCTGACCTGGGACCAGGGCGCGGAGATGGTCGGAATCCATGACCGCGTCAAGGTCGCCACCGGAGCGGATGTGTACTTTTGCGACCCTCACTCGCCCTGGCAGCGCGGCACGAACGAGAACACCAACGGGCTCTTGCGCCAGTACTTCCCCAAAGGGATGGACCTGACCACCGTCACGCGTGAGGACCTCGACTACGCCGCCGCCGGGCTCAACGGCCGCCTACGCAAAACACTCGGCTGGAAAACCCCCGCACAAGCCCTCGAGCAAATTCTGGAAGAATCAGCAGCTTAG
- a CDS encoding MFS transporter codes for MEHPITQPAGAAEPLTGQQPNSTTPHTGDDVSKDTRRRVITASFIGNFVEWFDYAVYGYLAGIISTVFFPEADRQTALLATFGVFAVSFFVRPLGGFFWGHIGDRLGRRKALSLSIVIMSVATFCIALIPGYGTIGLLAPVLLLLVRVVQEFSASGEYAGASAFLVEYAPAHRRGLYAAVVPASTAAGLLLGSLLAALLTSVLSESQLHEWGWRLPFLLAAPMGLIGRYIRTKLEDTPAFRALAEDENKTKNPARDMFRNNRRQLIIATGAVLLNAVGFYVILSYMPTYLSEELGFGAGESFLATTIALASYIGFIFLTGIASDRFGRKRMLITASVLFMLLTVPAFMLLDTGNFLVIVLVQILLGGMLTLNDGTLPSFLAELFPTKTRYSGFAVSFNLSNALFGGTAPFMATLLIGLTHNKLAPGWYLVAASLVSLIAVLFAVETSKKPLQQH; via the coding sequence ATGGAACACCCGATAACCCAACCGGCCGGAGCAGCAGAGCCGCTGACCGGCCAGCAGCCCAACAGCACCACACCCCACACCGGCGATGACGTCAGCAAGGACACCCGGCGCCGGGTCATCACCGCGAGCTTCATCGGCAACTTCGTCGAATGGTTCGACTACGCCGTCTACGGCTACCTGGCCGGCATCATCTCCACGGTCTTCTTCCCGGAGGCCGACCGCCAGACAGCACTCCTGGCAACCTTCGGCGTCTTCGCCGTCTCCTTCTTCGTCCGCCCGCTGGGCGGCTTCTTCTGGGGCCACATCGGCGACCGGCTCGGCCGGCGGAAAGCCCTGTCGCTTTCGATCGTCATCATGTCCGTGGCCACCTTCTGCATCGCCCTGATCCCCGGCTACGGCACCATCGGCCTCCTGGCGCCGGTCCTGCTCCTGCTGGTCCGCGTCGTCCAGGAGTTCTCCGCCTCCGGCGAGTACGCCGGCGCCTCCGCCTTCCTGGTGGAGTACGCACCGGCACATCGCCGCGGACTCTATGCCGCCGTCGTACCCGCAAGCACCGCGGCGGGCCTGCTCCTCGGGAGCCTGCTGGCCGCACTGCTCACGTCAGTCCTCAGCGAATCCCAGCTGCACGAGTGGGGATGGCGCCTGCCGTTCCTGCTCGCGGCGCCGATGGGCCTGATCGGCCGGTACATCCGCACCAAGCTCGAGGACACCCCCGCCTTCCGCGCCCTGGCCGAGGACGAAAACAAAACCAAGAATCCTGCCCGGGACATGTTCCGGAACAACCGGAGGCAGCTCATCATCGCCACCGGCGCGGTGCTCCTGAACGCCGTCGGCTTCTACGTGATCCTCAGCTACATGCCCACCTACCTCTCCGAGGAACTGGGCTTCGGTGCCGGCGAATCGTTCCTGGCCACCACCATCGCCCTGGCCAGCTACATCGGCTTCATCTTCCTCACGGGCATCGCCTCGGACAGGTTCGGCCGCAAGCGGATGCTGATCACCGCGTCCGTGCTGTTCATGCTGCTGACGGTGCCGGCATTCATGCTCCTGGATACGGGCAACTTCCTGGTGATCGTCCTGGTCCAGATCCTCCTGGGCGGCATGCTCACGCTCAACGACGGAACCCTCCCCAGCTTCCTGGCCGAACTATTCCCCACGAAGACCCGGTACAGCGGCTTCGCGGTCAGCTTCAACCTCTCCAACGCCCTGTTCGGCGGCACCGCCCCGTTCATGGCCACCCTCCTGATCGGCCTCACACACAACAAGCTGGCCCCCGGCTGGTACCTCGTGGCCGCCTCCCTGGTTTCCCTCATCGCAGTCCTGTTCGCCGTGGAGACTTCCAAGAAGCCCCTGCAGCAGCACTGA
- a CDS encoding aminopeptidase P family protein, translating into MTITENLTRHGNAVNDVAKLERLKVLNNGEKVALTFSNEEFERRLAGLRSIMAEKDLDAVVLTSYHSIKYYSDFLFTYFGRSYAMVVTKEDTVTVTANIDAGMPWRRSYGENLVYTDWRRDNYIHAIQEILRTRGISVRRLGVEDDSLPLDNRNKIQAAFASATLVDVAQAAMRQRMIKSAEEIEVIKHGARIGDLGGEAIRNAITAGITEYEVALIGTEAMVHEIARTFPDSEIRDTWVWFQSGINTDGAHNWATTRKIQEHDILSLNCFPMTSGYYTALERTLFFGEPDARCLELWNINVEVHRRGLELIKPGAVCKDIAAELNEIYVSHGLLANRTFGYGHSFGVLSHYYGREAGLELREDIDTVLEPGMVVSMEPMITVLDGQPGAGGYREHDILVVGEDGAENITKFPFGPEHNIISA; encoded by the coding sequence ATGACCATCACCGAGAACCTCACCCGTCACGGCAACGCTGTCAACGACGTCGCCAAGCTCGAGCGCCTCAAGGTCCTCAACAACGGCGAAAAGGTCGCCCTGACTTTCTCGAATGAAGAGTTCGAGCGCCGCCTCGCGGGCCTGCGCAGCATCATGGCCGAGAAGGACCTGGACGCCGTCGTCCTGACCAGCTACCACTCGATCAAGTACTACTCCGACTTCCTGTTCACCTACTTCGGCCGCTCCTACGCCATGGTGGTCACCAAGGAGGACACGGTCACCGTCACCGCAAATATCGACGCCGGGATGCCCTGGCGCCGCAGCTACGGCGAAAACCTCGTGTACACGGACTGGCGCCGGGACAACTACATCCACGCCATCCAGGAAATCCTGCGCACCCGCGGCATCAGCGTCCGCCGGCTCGGCGTCGAGGACGACTCCCTGCCGCTGGACAACCGGAACAAGATCCAGGCCGCCTTCGCTTCGGCCACCCTGGTGGACGTGGCCCAGGCCGCCATGCGCCAGCGCATGATCAAGTCCGCCGAGGAAATCGAGGTGATCAAGCACGGCGCCCGGATCGGCGACCTGGGCGGCGAGGCCATCCGCAATGCCATCACCGCCGGCATCACCGAGTACGAGGTGGCCCTCATTGGCACCGAGGCCATGGTGCACGAGATAGCCCGCACCTTCCCCGACTCGGAGATCCGCGACACCTGGGTCTGGTTCCAGTCCGGCATCAACACCGACGGTGCGCACAACTGGGCCACCACCCGGAAGATCCAGGAACACGACATCCTGTCCCTGAACTGCTTCCCCATGACCTCCGGCTACTACACCGCCCTGGAGCGGACGCTGTTCTTCGGCGAACCCGATGCCCGTTGCCTCGAGCTGTGGAACATCAACGTCGAGGTCCACCGGCGCGGCCTGGAACTCATCAAGCCCGGCGCCGTCTGCAAGGACATCGCCGCCGAGCTCAACGAGATCTACGTGTCCCACGGCCTGCTCGCCAACCGCACCTTCGGCTACGGCCACTCCTTCGGCGTCCTCAGCCACTACTACGGCCGCGAGGCCGGCCTCGAGCTGCGCGAGGACATCGACACCGTGCTCGAGCCGGGCATGGTGGTCTCCATGGAACCGATGATCACGGTCCTCGACGGCCAGCCCGGCGCCGGCGGCTACCGCGAGCACGACATCCTGGTGGTGGGCGAGGACGGCGCCGAAAACATCACCAAGTTCCCCTTCGGCCCTGAGCACAACATCATCAGCGCCTGA